DNA sequence from the Amycolatopsis sp. Hca4 genome:
CCGACCTCTGGCCGCAGGCGCTCGACGTCGGCGAGCACGTCCACCGCGCGCTGGTGGACGGCCGGTTCCAGACGTACGTGTGGTGGTACATCCGCCGTTCGTACGGCCCGCTGCGCGAGGACGGGCAGATCAGCAAGCGCGGCGCCTGCATGGCGCACTTCGCGAAGTGGGTCCGGCCGGGCTACTCGCGGATCACGGCGACCGCCAACCCACAGGCGAACGTCTACATCTCGGCGTTCAAGAGCGGAGCGAGGATAGTCATCATCGCCATCAACAAGAACACCGCGGCGGCCGACCTGGCGTTCACCCTCCGCGACACCGGATCGGCGACGGCCCAGACCTGGCTGACGAACGCGAGCGCGAACCTCGCGCGCTACTCCGACGTCACCGTGTCGAACGGGGCGTTCACCGCTCAGCTTCCGGCGCGCAGCATCCGGACGTTCGTCGTGAACTGAGCTCAGCTGTCCAAAGCGAGGGGGCGACGCACCAAGCTCATGCTTCCGAAGCCGGGCTCGTCTTGTTCGAGTTCTTCGCGCCGTTTTGGTTCAACCTGGACTTGGAGGTTTTCTCGGCGGGAGCATTCAGTAGAGTTCGTGAAAGCGCCGCTCGTACCTGGTCCCTCAAAGTAATATCACTTATTGCTCCGACCAGCTCGCGTGCGGCGTTCAACCTTCGATCCTCTTGGCTTTCTTCTCGCATCATGACACCCTGCTTCCCCATGTTCGCCCTCGCGCGGTTCGATTGGACGAAGAACACTCCGGAAGTCAGGTTGGTGACTACGCCGGCGGTTCCTGCGACAATGCTCGCGTACTGATCACCTCCTGCTCCGGCGTAGAAGATGGCCAGGCCTATGCCGAGTAGCAGCAGCAAAGATCCGATCGAAGCGAAGACGATGCTCACCCGGAAGCTGATCTTTGCCTGCGCCAGGCCTTGGGTGTATATCTCGCGAAGAATCGCCTCCTGCTTCTCGAGCGAGTCCGAGGCGCGAACGGTCGCTGGATCCTGGCCCAGGGCGGAAGCAACGTTTACGGTTGCGCCCTCGCCTTCGACGTGAAAGTGCATCGCCGTCGACTCTTCGTTTACGCGACTTCGAATCTGACTCGCGTCGGTGTCGAAGCTTCCGACAAGTCTTCTTATCAAAGATGATAGAAATGCGACAAGCATCGTGGCCAGCAGAATGAGAGATGTGGACGATCTGCCGGTCAAAAAGGCAAAAATCGCTGCCAAGCAAGTGATGCAAACAAGTGTGAATATTCCAACCTGAAGCCAGGTCGGCAGGCGACTGAACGCAGGCGGAGATGAAGTCGGGGATCCCTTGTGTGAGATCCCGCTACTGTCGTCTTTCCTGCCGGCGTTCGCTGTCGCGTCGGCGTTGGCGGCAGGATCTGCGTTGCCGCCGGGGCTCTCGATCGCTTTGGGGGCGGCTGGGGGCCTGGCTGCCTCGACTTCGTTCGTCATCTCACCCTCCGGCTCGCTCGGCGCAAATCTTGATCGTGTACCGGCGCCACTTGGTTACAGGGGGTGAAGAACTCGCGAGCTTCCACGCAGTTGGTCAATCAATTCCGATTGACCAAGCCGGGTGCACTGCCGTCGCTCATGCGAGCGCTACCCAGAAGCCGCGTTGAGCCACATCATGAATCCAAAGCCAACGGCAATGTCCTGCGCACCCCGGCCTCGTGCCGCCCGTGCAGCGGGACCACCGCGGGCGGCACCGGGACCGGCGCACCCGGCCGCGCTCCCACCCGGATCGTCACTTCCGCCTTCTCCTTGCCGCCCGCGGTGCGCGTCAGCGTGTACGACGTCGCCGTGAAAGCCGCTCCGGGCACCGCCAGGTCCAGCAGCCGGGCCGATCGCGGTGCGAAGCACATCTGCGTGGAATCGCCCCACACCCAGGACTTCCACCGATCGGGACCCTCCGGAGAACTCCCTTGGACCCCCAACGCCACCCGCAGTTCCTTCGCCAGCTCCCCGGCCTCCAGCACCGTGCTCTGGTACCCGGCTTCGGCCAGCGTCCCCATCAGGCTCAACGCCGCCGACGCCGTGCTGCGCAAGGCTCCGAGGTCGCCGCCGCCGCGGGCCAGCGCCGCGATCGGGGCCAGGTCGGTGCGGTAGCGGACCGCCAGCCAGCGCACCCGCAGCACCTGGTCGCCGCGCGGGATCGCCCACGTCAGCAGCTGGGCCGACGCCAGCGGGATGTCCGCCCGCCGGTACGCCGAACGCAGCGCCTCGACCAGCGGCCCCGGCGCGCCCGGGCCCGGGGTCAGCCGGACCAGCGCGCTCCAGCCGCCGTCGATCTCCGCGACACCGAAGCGGTTGCCCGCGCGGTCGACGTGCTGGCGCACCTTCACCGGCCCCGCCACGCGCAGCAGCGGGTCCGGGCCGTCGCGGCGGGTGTCGTGGCGCCGCAGGCGGAACGCCGTCCACGTCAGCGCCCAGCCCGCCAGGTGCCGCCCGGCGAAGCGCACCGACGTCAGCAGCACCAGCACCCCCGCGGTGACGCCGACGCCGATCTTCACCGGTTGCGTGACGCCGTCGACCAGCCACGCGAGCAGCACGGCGATCGCGGCGAGCTCCCACAGCGCCGCCTGCAGCGGCCGGATCGGCAACAGCCACGGCAAGGGCGTGGCCGCGGGCCGGGACGGTGCCAGGTGGACGGCGGTATCGACGGACACGGGCTCCCCTTTCCCCGGCCCCGACGCTACTGCCTGTCCGGATACCGCGTGGGCGTAAAAATTACCCTCGCCGCACCCCGGTCCGGTGCCTAGCATCGGTTGCTCGGGAGGACGACGCACACAGCCGGGGGCACAGCAGCGTGTGGACGCAGCGGGACCAGATCCAGGCGTACCAGTTCCTCCGCCGCAGGCTCGTTTCCGCGCTCGTCGCCGCCGACGCCAACCACCCCGTCTCGCCCAGCAGGCGGCTCGTCCTGGGCACCGTGCTCGGCGTCGCGGCCGCCCTGCTGGTCACCGCCGTCTTCGGCATCATCGGCCTGCTGAACCCCTCCGGCGGCAAGGACTGGCTGGCCGGCGGCAAGGTGATCGTCGAGGAGGGCACCGGCGCGCGGTTCGTGCTCGGCGCCGACGGCGTGCTGCACCCGGTCCTCAACTACGCGTCCGCGCGGCTGCTGGCCGGCGGCAACGGCGACGCGACCGTGTCCGTCTCGCCGGAGAACCTCGGCAAGGCCGGCCGCGGCACCCAGATCGGCATTCCCGGCGCGCCCGACTCGCTGCCGTCGGCCAACGCGCTCGTGACCGTTCCCTGGACGAGCTGCAGCCGGACCACCCAGGACGCGCCCGCCTCGGCCGAGCCGCGCACCGCCGTGCTGCTGGCCGCGCCCGCGTCCGGAGTGGAACTGCCGCGGGACCAGGGCGTGATCGTGCGGCTGCCGCAGGGGGACCGGTTCCTGCTCGCCGGCGGCCGTCGCTACAAGCTGAGCGACGAAGCCGCCACGGCGCTGCAGTTCGACAGCTACCCGACGATCGCGGTGTCGGCGCGGTGGATCGACACCGTCCCGGCCGGCCGGGACCTCACCGCGCTGCCGGTGGCCGGCGCCGGCGACCCGGGGCCCGCGGTGGGTGGCCGCGGCACCCGCGTGGGCGAGGTCCTCGCCGTCGTCGACGCGATGGCCGCGCCCGGCACGGCCACGTCGTACTACCTGGTCCGCCGCGACGGTCTCGAGCCGGTCGGGCAGACCGAGGCGAGCCTGCTGGTCACCACGGAGGCGAACGCCCCGGCCTACGAGGGGACGCCGAAACCGGCCGACGTGCGCGCGGCCGACGTCGCCGCCGTCCCGAAGGTCGCCGCGCCGCGCGCCGGCGGGGCCGACCCGGCCGCCTTCCCCGACCGCATCCCCGGGAAGGCGCCGATCACCGGGAACTCCGTGGCGCTGTGCGTTCAGGGCAGCCGGTTGCTCGTTTCGGCCGAATTCCCGCTTCCCGTTGGAGCCAAAGCCATCCAGGTCGCCACCCGGACCGAAGCAAGGGTGGCGGACGAGGTGTTCGTACCTCCCTCGGGAGGCGCCGTCGTCGTCGAGGCCGGCTCGGTCACCGCGTACCTGGTGACGGATACGGGCCGGAAGTACCCGGTGGTGAATGGGCAGGCGTTGGCCTCGCTCGGCTACGGAGGCGTCGCCAAACCGCCGGTCACGGGTAGTTTGCTGGCATTGGTGCCGACGGGCCCCGCGCTGGATCCGGCCACGGCCGGGCGGCCGGCTCCGTCGGGTGGAACGGGGTGAAAGTCGTGCACATGACAGAAGAGCGTCCGACCGAGGGTGAGCTGGACCAGGGGCGGGTCCGGGTCGCGGTCATCGAAGACCACCCGCTGTACCGCGTCTCCGTCGAACGTGTGCTGGCCGAAGCCGACTTCGTCCAGCTCGGTGCGGTCGTCGATTCGGTCGCCCGGTTCCACGTGCACCGGCAGCCGCCGGGCAGCGTGGTCCTGCTCGACCTGGGCCTGCCGGGCGTCGCGGGGGCGGCGGCGGTGCTGGAGGTGTGCGAGCTCGGGCACCACGTGCTCGTGGTCTCCGCGCAGGCGGAACCGGAAGTCGTGCTCGGGGCGATCGCGGCGGGGGCGCGCGGGTTCCTGTCGAAGGACGTCGACGCCGACGAGCTGCTGATCGCGATCAAGACGGTCGCGGGCGGCGGCGCGTACGTCTCGGCGGTGGTCGCCGGGATGATCATGAAGGACAACGCCGATCGGCCGGCGGTGTCGGCCGAAGCCGAGCTGTCCCCGCGGGAGGAGCAGGTGCTGCGGCTGGTGGCGGCGGGGGAGCGGGACGTCGACATCGCGCTGATCCTCGGCATCGGCGTCCGGACGGTCCGCGGCTACCTGGACCGCATCCGCGACAAGACCGGCGAACGGCGGCGGCCGGGCCTGGTCAAGGAGGCCATCCGGCGCGGCCTGATCGGGGACGCCGGCCCCCGGCGCGGCGGCCGCAAATGAGCGAGCCGGCGCCGTCCGCGCGCAGCATCCCGGTGGGCGTGATCGAGGACCACCCGCTCTACCGGTACGCGCTGACCCGCGTGCTGACCGAGGCCCCGGACATCGAGCTCGGCGCGGTCGCCGACTCGGTGGCCCGGTTCGCGGTCCAGGACCAGCCGGCGGGCAGCGTCGTCGTGCTGGATCTCAAGCTGCGCGGTGTCCAGGACGCGGCCGCGGTCCTGGAAGTCGGGCAGATGGGGCACAAGGTGCTGGTGGTGTCCGCGCACGCGGAACAGCCGGAGGTGCTGGGGGCGATGCAGGCGGGCGCGAAGGGCTTCCTGTCCAAGGACGTCGACAGCGACGAGCTCCTGCGCGCGATCCGCACGATCGCCGACGACAACGCGTACGTGTCACCGACGCTGGCCGGGATGATCATCCAGGACAGCGAAGAGCGCCACGCGGGGCCCAAGATCGTGCTGTCGGAGCGGGAGAAGCAGGTCCTCCGCCTGGTGGCGGCGGGGGAGCGGGACGTCGACGTGGCGGAGATCCTCAACATCAGCGTCCGCACGGTCCGGTCCTACCTGGACCGCATCCGCGACAAGACCGGCGAACGGCGACGGGCGGGCTTCGTGCGCGTCGCCATCCGCGAAGGCCTGTTGCGCTAGAGGCGCCGGTTGGCCAGGGCCCCCGTGGCGGCGCGGGCCTTGGCCGACACCGCGGCGTCCACGTCCACCAGCAGCGTCTCCGGGCCCGCGCCCGCGGCGGCGTGCACCCGGCCGAAGCCGTCCGCGGCCAGCGAGTACCCGATCCCGGTCGGGGCTTTCGGGTTCACCGCGAGGCCGGTCGCCGCGGGGTCGGCCTGGCCGCAGGCCAGCACCCAGCAGCCCGAATCCAGCGCCCGCGCCCGCACCAGGACCTCCCACTGCTCGCGCTTGCCCTCGCCCGCGCCCCACGACGCCGGCAGCAGCACGACGTCGGCGCCGTCGTCGGCCAGCGCGCGGAACAGCTCCGGGAACCGCACGTCGTAGCAGGTCGCGACGCCGTAGACGACGCCGTCCAGCTCGAACGTGGTCGCCGTGGA
Encoded proteins:
- the eccB gene encoding type VII secretion protein EccB, giving the protein MWTQRDQIQAYQFLRRRLVSALVAADANHPVSPSRRLVLGTVLGVAAALLVTAVFGIIGLLNPSGGKDWLAGGKVIVEEGTGARFVLGADGVLHPVLNYASARLLAGGNGDATVSVSPENLGKAGRGTQIGIPGAPDSLPSANALVTVPWTSCSRTTQDAPASAEPRTAVLLAAPASGVELPRDQGVIVRLPQGDRFLLAGGRRYKLSDEAATALQFDSYPTIAVSARWIDTVPAGRDLTALPVAGAGDPGPAVGGRGTRVGEVLAVVDAMAAPGTATSYYLVRRDGLEPVGQTEASLLVTTEANAPAYEGTPKPADVRAADVAAVPKVAAPRAGGADPAAFPDRIPGKAPITGNSVALCVQGSRLLVSAEFPLPVGAKAIQVATRTEARVADEVFVPPSGGAVVVEAGSVTAYLVTDTGRKYPVVNGQALASLGYGGVAKPPVTGSLLALVPTGPALDPATAGRPAPSGGTG
- a CDS encoding response regulator transcription factor gives rise to the protein MTEERPTEGELDQGRVRVAVIEDHPLYRVSVERVLAEADFVQLGAVVDSVARFHVHRQPPGSVVLLDLGLPGVAGAAAVLEVCELGHHVLVVSAQAEPEVVLGAIAAGARGFLSKDVDADELLIAIKTVAGGGAYVSAVVAGMIMKDNADRPAVSAEAELSPREEQVLRLVAAGERDVDIALILGIGVRTVRGYLDRIRDKTGERRRPGLVKEAIRRGLIGDAGPRRGGRK
- a CDS encoding type VII secretion protein EccE; amino-acid sequence: MSVDTAVHLAPSRPAATPLPWLLPIRPLQAALWELAAIAVLLAWLVDGVTQPVKIGVGVTAGVLVLLTSVRFAGRHLAGWALTWTAFRLRRHDTRRDGPDPLLRVAGPVKVRQHVDRAGNRFGVAEIDGGWSALVRLTPGPGAPGPLVEALRSAYRRADIPLASAQLLTWAIPRGDQVLRVRWLAVRYRTDLAPIAALARGGGDLGALRSTASAALSLMGTLAEAGYQSTVLEAGELAKELRVALGVQGSSPEGPDRWKSWVWGDSTQMCFAPRSARLLDLAVPGAAFTATSYTLTRTAGGKEKAEVTIRVGARPGAPVPVPPAVVPLHGRHEAGVRRTLPLALDS
- a CDS encoding response regulator transcription factor gives rise to the protein MSEPAPSARSIPVGVIEDHPLYRYALTRVLTEAPDIELGAVADSVARFAVQDQPAGSVVVLDLKLRGVQDAAAVLEVGQMGHKVLVVSAHAEQPEVLGAMQAGAKGFLSKDVDSDELLRAIRTIADDNAYVSPTLAGMIIQDSEERHAGPKIVLSEREKQVLRLVAAGERDVDVAEILNISVRTVRSYLDRIRDKTGERRRAGFVRVAIREGLLR
- a CDS encoding carbon-nitrogen hydrolase family protein: MARIALCQVNSGDDPEANLKLVRSGVEAAAADGARVVVFPEAAMARFGRPLEPVAEPLDGPWASAVAAVAAEHDVVVVAGMFTPADGGRVHNTLLVTGAGHHLGYDKIHLYDAFGFAESDTVAPGSTATTFELDGVVYGVATCYDVRFPELFRALADDGADVVLLPASWGAGEGKREQWEVLVRARALDSGCWVLACGQADPAATGLAVNPKAPTGIGYSLAADGFGRVHAAAGAGPETLLVDVDAAVSAKARAATGALANRRL